In one window of Massilibacterium senegalense DNA:
- a CDS encoding DUF1273 domain-containing protein, whose translation MKVLAVSGYRHYELGIFSEKHLGIAYIKKAIEQRLREFLDEGLEWVVISGQTGVEMWCADVVFSLQEEFPHLKLSMLQPFLQQEERYNEMHKMKYEEIMLLADHVDAITKRPYETPYQLRMKNDFIVQHTDALLILYDEEKEGTPKFIVKSGQQKDGYSIFYITSYDLQAIVEEEMMNNSHFFES comes from the coding sequence ATGAAGGTATTAGCTGTTTCAGGATATCGTCATTATGAATTAGGAATTTTTAGTGAAAAACATCTTGGTATTGCTTACATAAAAAAAGCAATCGAACAAAGATTACGGGAATTTCTTGATGAGGGGTTAGAGTGGGTCGTGATTAGTGGACAAACCGGAGTAGAAATGTGGTGTGCAGACGTCGTATTTTCTTTACAAGAAGAGTTTCCACATTTAAAACTGTCGATGTTACAACCTTTTTTACAACAAGAAGAACGGTATAACGAGATGCATAAAATGAAATATGAAGAAATAATGCTTTTAGCAGATCATGTCGATGCTATTACGAAACGACCGTACGAAACCCCCTATCAATTACGGATGAAAAATGACTTTATTGTGCAGCATACCGATGCATTGCTTATTTTGTATGATGAAGAGAAAGAGGGGACTCCTAAATTTATCGTAAAAAGTGGGCAACAAAAAGATGGTTATTCCATCTTTTATATTACTTCGTATGATTTACAAGCTATTGTGGAAGAAGAAATGATGAATAATTCCCATTTCTTTGAATCATAA
- the gpsB gene encoding cell division regulator GpsB codes for MIMDNVKLTVKDILEQDFKTSLRGYNPEEVDAFLDIVIKDYEEFQNEIDRLRKENTQLKRELDQKRAIPSQPTQGTTNYDILKRLSNLEKHVFGNKLSD; via the coding sequence ATGATTATGGACAATGTAAAATTAACGGTAAAAGATATTTTAGAACAAGACTTTAAAACAAGTTTAAGAGGGTATAATCCTGAAGAAGTGGATGCTTTTTTAGATATCGTTATTAAAGATTATGAAGAATTTCAAAATGAAATCGACCGTTTACGAAAAGAAAATACACAATTAAAGCGTGAATTAGACCAAAAACGGGCAATACCGTCTCAACCTACACAAGGAACGACGAACTATGATATTTTAAAACGATTATCAAATCTTGAAAAACATGTATTTGGAAACAAACTTTCTGATTAA
- a CDS encoding THUMP domain-containing class I SAM-dependent RNA methyltransferase encodes MRKDLTLIATAAMGIESVVAREVRNLGFSDVNVENGKVFFKGDEQSICRANLWLRSANRIKILVGEFKATTFDELFEQTKALPWADFIPENGEFPVIGKSVKSTLYSVPDCQAIVKKAVVESMKKTYKRTSWFEEDGPLYRIEVSILKDIATLTIDTTGDGLHKRGYRELHNEAPLKETMAATLIQLTTWNPDRIFVDPFCGSGTLPIEAALIGRNIAPGLHRTFASSEWDMIGEQRWKQEKEAAMDVAEWNRPLEIYGSDINHSLVELSKENARKAGIGDTIQFKQMQVRDFRSKEEYGIIVCNPPYGERLSDREQVEELYKEMGETFKMLDTWSIYVLTAHLGFERFYGKKASKKRKLFNGYIRTDYFQYFGPRPPRKENLEK; translated from the coding sequence ATGAGAAAAGATTTAACGTTAATTGCAACAGCAGCAATGGGAATTGAATCCGTTGTAGCTAGAGAAGTTCGGAATCTTGGATTTTCTGATGTGAACGTAGAAAATGGAAAAGTTTTCTTTAAAGGGGACGAACAATCTATTTGTCGTGCCAACCTTTGGTTACGCTCTGCGAACCGAATTAAAATTTTAGTCGGGGAATTTAAAGCAACAACATTTGATGAATTATTTGAACAAACAAAAGCATTACCTTGGGCGGATTTTATTCCAGAAAACGGGGAATTTCCCGTCATTGGAAAATCAGTCAAATCAACGTTGTATAGCGTGCCAGATTGTCAAGCGATTGTAAAAAAAGCAGTGGTAGAAAGTATGAAAAAGACATACAAAAGAACATCTTGGTTTGAAGAAGATGGACCACTGTACCGAATTGAAGTATCCATTTTAAAAGATATTGCTACGTTAACGATTGATACAACAGGTGATGGATTACATAAACGAGGATACCGAGAATTACATAACGAAGCACCATTAAAAGAAACAATGGCAGCTACACTCATTCAATTAACGACTTGGAATCCAGACCGTATTTTTGTAGATCCGTTTTGTGGATCCGGAACGCTTCCAATTGAAGCAGCGCTTATAGGACGAAATATTGCTCCAGGGTTACATCGAACATTTGCTTCTAGTGAATGGGATATGATTGGTGAACAACGATGGAAGCAAGAAAAAGAGGCTGCAATGGACGTGGCAGAATGGAATCGTCCATTAGAGATTTATGGAAGTGATATTAATCACTCACTCGTCGAATTGTCAAAAGAAAATGCACGTAAAGCCGGAATAGGAGATACGATTCAATTTAAACAAATGCAAGTTCGTGATTTTCGTTCTAAAGAAGAGTACGGAATTATTGTATGTAATCCTCCGTATGGTGAAAGATTAAGCGATCGAGAACAAGTTGAGGAACTGTATAAAGAGATGGGCGAAACATTTAAAATGCTCGATACATGGAGTATTTACGTATTAACGGCTCATTTAGGATTTGAACGTTTTTATGGAAAAAAAGCGAGTAAAAAAAGAAAATTATTTAATGGATACATTCGGACTGATTATTTTCAATATTTTGGACCACGTCCGCCACGTAAAGAAAATCTAGAGAAATAG
- a CDS encoding ATP-dependent DNA helicase produces MEKGLPFQLDKSKTFVDQLSDWVGDVFYDILPEKGFELRDEQIFMAFQLAKSYKHKSVIFSEAGVGTGKTIVYLLYAIMYARYTGKPAIIACANESLIEQLVKEDGDIQKLEKALDLSIDARLAKSPEQYLCLQKFKQVQDNEEIEEEVDHVFEHVPDFIFDHSTLQRFEPYGDRKDFPLISDRTWEKMNADVFHDCKTCEDRHRCGQTLTRDYYRKAADLIICSQDFYMMHVWTREARGREGQLPFLPEASSVVFDEGHLLEVASQKALTYSLSEEMVRKPLLSVLTNDIRESLATSIEVALEAGETFFKHLFDASQEIPGSQRCDIHQSVQLRAEAKQFITILEKVDEELVFESEMHTIDSYELNIVMEYLDAIEYALRLFALEESTISWTYKNNTTVTLTIMPKMVHEVLKERVFSNKIPYVFSSATMSDNGSFEYMANSLGIEKYDSFSVESPFDYPAQMKVAIPNVRTKEEYFAAIKYALEKTNNHALILVNTKEEVEQIQSFFQQENIDCLYEGNQEISKLIHQFQTNSSINLCTHSLWEGLDVPGKALQHVIIGSLPFPPNDPVFQAKRNAVENSFETIDVPYMHLRMRQGIGRLIRSEEDEGWITILDEQLQQERMHTQITNLLPKGVTVTNE; encoded by the coding sequence ATGGAAAAAGGATTGCCCTTTCAGTTAGATAAATCGAAAACATTCGTCGATCAATTAAGCGATTGGGTCGGCGATGTTTTTTATGATATTTTACCGGAAAAAGGATTCGAACTACGTGATGAACAAATTTTTATGGCCTTCCAATTAGCAAAAAGCTATAAACATAAATCTGTCATCTTTAGTGAAGCAGGAGTTGGGACAGGTAAAACAATCGTGTATTTACTATATGCGATTATGTATGCGCGATATACTGGGAAACCGGCGATTATTGCTTGTGCAAATGAATCGTTAATTGAACAGTTAGTGAAAGAAGACGGAGATATTCAAAAATTAGAAAAGGCATTGGATTTATCTATCGATGCACGATTAGCCAAATCACCAGAACAGTATTTATGTTTGCAAAAATTTAAACAAGTACAAGATAACGAAGAAATAGAAGAAGAAGTCGATCACGTATTTGAACATGTTCCTGACTTTATATTTGATCATTCTACTTTACAACGATTTGAACCATATGGTGATCGAAAAGATTTTCCACTCATTAGCGACCGCACATGGGAGAAAATGAATGCAGATGTCTTTCATGATTGTAAAACGTGTGAAGATCGGCATCGTTGTGGACAAACGTTAACACGCGATTATTACCGGAAGGCGGCTGATTTAATTATTTGTTCGCAAGATTTCTATATGATGCACGTTTGGACAAGAGAAGCAAGGGGAAGGGAAGGGCAATTGCCATTTTTACCAGAAGCATCATCGGTTGTATTTGATGAAGGTCATCTATTAGAAGTTGCTTCTCAAAAAGCTTTAACCTATTCATTAAGCGAAGAAATGGTTAGAAAACCATTATTATCTGTGTTAACGAATGATATTCGCGAATCATTAGCAACCTCGATTGAAGTGGCGTTAGAGGCGGGAGAAACATTTTTTAAACATTTGTTTGATGCCAGCCAAGAAATTCCCGGCTCACAACGATGTGACATTCATCAATCCGTTCAGTTAAGGGCAGAAGCAAAACAATTTATTACTATTTTAGAAAAAGTAGACGAAGAACTAGTGTTTGAAAGTGAAATGCATACCATTGATTCGTACGAATTAAATATTGTGATGGAGTATTTAGATGCAATTGAATACGCTCTTCGCCTGTTTGCATTAGAAGAAAGTACGATTAGCTGGACGTATAAAAATAACACAACGGTGACACTAACTATTATGCCAAAAATGGTGCATGAAGTGTTAAAAGAACGTGTATTTAGTAATAAAATTCCATATGTTTTTTCTTCAGCTACGATGAGTGATAACGGCTCCTTTGAATATATGGCAAATAGTTTAGGAATCGAAAAATATGATTCATTTTCAGTAGAATCTCCTTTTGATTACCCAGCACAAATGAAGGTAGCAATCCCTAATGTCCGAACGAAAGAAGAATATTTTGCAGCAATAAAATATGCGTTAGAAAAAACGAACAATCATGCCTTAATCCTTGTAAACACTAAAGAAGAAGTAGAACAAATTCAATCTTTCTTCCAGCAAGAAAACATTGATTGTTTGTATGAAGGAAATCAAGAAATTAGCAAATTAATTCATCAGTTTCAAACGAACTCATCTATAAACTTATGTACGCATTCGTTATGGGAAGGACTAGATGTTCCTGGTAAAGCATTACAACATGTCATTATTGGTTCCCTACCATTTCCACCAAATGATCCGGTTTTTCAAGCAAAACGAAATGCTGTAGAGAATTCTTTTGAAACAATTGATGTTCCGTATATGCATTTAAGAATGAGGCAAGGAATTGGTCGATTAATCCGTTCAGAAGAAGATGAAGGATGGATTACGATTCTTGATGAACAATTACAACAAGAACGAATGCATACACAAATTACAAACTTACTCCCAAAAGGTGTAACAGTAACAAACGAATAG
- a CDS encoding carboxypeptidase M32: MKKKAEIKKIEKEFLTYVKKMKHIEEASALLYWDLRTKAPKKGAPYRAETIGTLSTLARKKLLSKKMKKYLTILGDKENASIVRPLTKIMVSDLKKDYKLYKKIPIEEYEAYTVLASNAETIWEEAKAKQDFTILQPYLEQLVTYKKRFLQYWGKKGHPYDALLDLYEPGMTVKVLDRIFDQVKKEIVPLVKEIKENGNRLDTSWLQTVVSKERQISLSEQVLHVMGYDFEAGRLDETEHPFETSIHPYDVRITNRYDEKDFTVSLFGVMHEGGHALYEQNLSDHLIGTTLYDGASMGIHESQSLFFENFIGRTEAFWEYFLPVVKQEVKELENVTLKQMYQAVNAAKPSLIRIEADELTYVLHIIIRYELEKRLFNDDLEVKDLPKAWNELYNQYLGISPSHDGEGVLQDVHWAGGDFGYFPSYALGYMYAAQLRHAMEKQLSIDAMVSEGNMKSVVQWLSERVHQFGKTKKPLDLLMDATGEPLNVSYYTNYLKTKYTRIYLS; encoded by the coding sequence ATGAAAAAGAAAGCAGAAATTAAAAAAATTGAAAAAGAGTTTTTAACGTATGTCAAAAAAATGAAGCATATAGAAGAAGCCAGTGCGCTATTATACTGGGACTTACGTACAAAAGCTCCTAAAAAAGGTGCACCATATCGGGCAGAAACAATTGGAACGTTATCTACTTTGGCACGAAAAAAATTATTGTCTAAAAAGATGAAAAAATACTTAACGATTCTAGGAGATAAAGAAAATGCTTCTATTGTTCGACCACTTACAAAGATTATGGTAAGTGATTTGAAAAAAGACTATAAATTGTATAAAAAAATTCCAATCGAAGAATATGAAGCATATACTGTCTTAGCATCGAACGCAGAAACTATTTGGGAAGAAGCAAAAGCAAAGCAAGATTTTACTATTTTACAACCATATTTAGAACAATTAGTGACGTATAAAAAGCGATTTTTACAATATTGGGGAAAAAAAGGCCATCCATATGATGCATTATTGGATTTATATGAACCGGGTATGACGGTAAAAGTGTTAGACCGTATTTTTGATCAAGTCAAAAAAGAAATCGTACCGCTAGTGAAAGAAATCAAGGAAAATGGAAATAGATTAGATACATCCTGGTTACAAACAGTTGTTTCGAAAGAGCGTCAAATTTCATTAAGTGAGCAAGTGTTACACGTGATGGGATATGATTTTGAAGCAGGTCGTTTAGATGAAACGGAACATCCATTTGAAACAAGTATTCATCCATATGACGTTCGTATTACGAATCGATATGATGAAAAGGATTTTACAGTAAGTCTTTTTGGCGTAATGCATGAAGGTGGACATGCTTTATATGAACAAAATTTGAGTGATCATTTAATTGGAACAACGCTTTATGACGGAGCTTCGATGGGAATCCATGAATCGCAGTCCCTATTCTTTGAAAATTTCATTGGTCGAACCGAAGCATTTTGGGAGTATTTCTTGCCTGTTGTAAAACAAGAAGTAAAAGAATTAGAAAATGTAACGTTAAAGCAAATGTACCAAGCGGTAAATGCTGCTAAACCTTCGTTAATCCGGATTGAAGCAGATGAATTAACATATGTGCTTCATATTATTATTCGGTATGAACTAGAAAAAAGATTGTTTAACGATGATTTAGAAGTAAAAGATTTACCGAAAGCATGGAATGAGTTGTACAATCAGTATTTAGGTATTTCTCCTTCTCATGATGGAGAAGGTGTATTACAAGATGTGCATTGGGCTGGTGGTGACTTTGGTTATTTCCCTTCCTATGCACTTGGATACATGTATGCTGCGCAATTACGCCATGCGATGGAAAAACAATTATCGATAGATGCTATGGTTTCAGAAGGAAATATGAAATCAGTGGTTCAATGGTTGTCTGAACGAGTGCACCAATTTGGTAAAACGAAAAAACCACTTGATTTATTGATGGATGCAACTGGTGAACCGTTGAATGTTTCTTATTACACCAATTATTTAAAAACAAAATATACTCGAATTTACTTGTCATAA